Part of the Impatiens glandulifera chromosome 8, dImpGla2.1, whole genome shotgun sequence genome is shown below.
ACAATGGCCAACTACATAGGAGTAGAGACTATCCCACGAGATAGGCGCATATGACATAACAGTTACGACCCTTTCCTCATGCGTAACCAAGTATCAGACCGTTAATCCGTGAATActctattttctttctttagtttttttgtaaagtaaactaaagtggcgactcttAAAGTCAACCAGATTATTAAGTTTTAAACATGTACTAATTTGGAACCTGTACAGGCCATGAATGGAAAGATCTATGATATAGAACTCCACTTTGGTTCCTCATCacaaattgttgggtcaaattgttttgattgaaataattaagagaataaatttattctatgacaactttattttgatgacatgtgattaaaacttaattatgattaaataaagGAAGCTAAGATGTCTAATtgtttgtgcaggtgcatcaaattTGGGTAACTTAGACGTGGTATAAGCagactaattagacgtgttTCTAATTAGATGTGcgagtctaacagatacatagttagacgtgcaagtctaacagatacgtagttaaaagtgtcagtctaacagatatgtagttagacgtgaaagtctaacagatacgtagttagacgtgttagtctaaaaaatacgtagttagacgtgcaagtctaacagatacgtagttagacgtgcaagtttaacaaatatgtagttaggtgtgcaagtctaatagatacgtaattagacatgcaagtctaacagatatgtagttagatgtgtcagtctaacaaatacgtagttagacatgtcagtctaacatatacgtagttagacgtgtcagtctaacagatacatagttagacgtgcaagtataacaaatacatagttagacgttctagtctaacagatacatagttagacgtgcaagtttaacagatacgtagttagacgtgctagtttAACAgttacatagttagacgtgcaagtctaacagatacgtagttagacgtgcaagtctaacagatacgtagttagacgtgtcagtctaacagatatgtagttagacgttgtagtctaactccattgaatgtggtagtctaatgggatgcaaagttagacgttgtagtctaactccattagacttggtagtgTAATGGAACTctctattagacgttgacgtctaacccCCTTAGACTTGGCattctaatggagcacgtctaatgcctcgcttcagccgCCGTTTGAAGTCAGCATACGTCTActcacgatcaactagttgtacgctactcctactccaccaTTCCTTGTAGTCAAGTACGTCAGTtatttgcatcaaatgaatgaacgccacttacgcaaatattcttcccactacttgttcagtataGGACAGTTCCAGAAGGATATCCAGTGCACTAACGTTTAGTACGGTCATAATCCATGAgcacagagtctgttgtactcttgtactatgggggctttccaatggatgtttgccacgtgtccatgaagaagattcgaccgttggtgtccttctactataaATAGATGCTTAAGGACAACTGTCGAATCACCGGTTACTTTACTAAAATTACAATCTTACAAGCTTACTCTCGCACTTACTAATATCtatcatcttccaagttcaagagagaaagaatcaaaaacTGTCTAGCTCAGtgaatattgttcttaatattgtagGTTGAACAAAGGGTGTTCTGTTTAACAGAGTGTTTAGCTAgatcagtaaactgtatttgattcaaagaagtatatagtgaaatcgttccggttgttggaagaaggggtgacgtaggagagttagctccaaacatccataaacaacttatGGTGTTTTTCCCTTCTATCTTCCATTtctcattggttcaaagcttcaaaccctaacaaacagttccgcacttgaatcgtttcaagagtttgtgaaggtttgcgaaaaatagaaagtgatattaatccctaacaagatttattTCACCTCGTCTCTATCCGAAGTtgctaacaatagtcagaccctcgTCTTTATTGGTTGCACCTATCCTATCACAAATATACAAGAAAACATCATATATATGGATagttcttttatatttttttagattcgAGAGGAAGGCAAGCCACGGGGTTCTATAGCATAACTTTCATagaaaaacatttttctaaaaagtGCACGAGTCGTGTTTAACATTTAATTGCTTCGATGCGTCCCTTACATGTGCGGAACATTCAAAAGGATAGGTAAGACATGGGATCGACAAACTTCGGATCGCACAAAATGCTCTTAAAGACGGAGCATTTGAATGGATAAATTTGTCTTAGAATTAGATCATTCATGACCTAAAACAAAAGACGTTAGGTGGACTCTTAAAATCGGTAGACGCTTAAGATGAGAAAGGGAGCGAATATCTCACGTACAAGAAAACCCTTCTTTGGGTACGTGGGGTGAGCGAATTAAACGTGTACATCTTCTAACTGATTTTACTATAATGTTCGTTATATAGACTCAGAGGGCGTATGACAGTTTCTTGTACCAATACTTGTAAGTCTGACTCATCTTCTTATTTATTGTGATGAAGTTCTTATTTACTACTTCAACTGTACCATTTGTCTGAAGGTGGTACCTGGGATGATTACAAAAACTAagaaaacatatttgtttttttttttaattttagtcagATTTTCTccttctaaattatttattcttttattcaattaaaataatttgaggatttttTAGTGTTAGGATTTACTTTCCTCTATCGTGGACAAACCATCCTCCTATTTTTTCTAAGTAATGTTTCATGTAATGAAATAATTCTGACTCGGACGTTTTTCCGAAGTTGTAAAATCAGAAATTATTACTTCATGAGAGTATCGCTTTCAATCCCACTTCTGTATCTATTAGGGTTTAGGGGGACTGAGTGTTATAAAAAATCGTGTCATAACCCTAGTTTGTTATTATGTAATATCTATTCTGATCTCctcaataatattatctatttttttggATATAACAAAGTTTTATCTTGGTAAACAACATTAAAATATGTGTCTTTATTATTGTTGACGTCATCTCTAGCATTAACGTGATACATGTACAAGTTCAATATCTTAATAATAGTAGTGAAAGAAAATAAGGTGAAGAAGAGGCTAAATTTGAAGATGAagttatcaaaaatcaaattgaaaaagacaaatacaaatataaatttgaattttataacctaaaaccctaaattaactatttaaatatgtatcccctcttctagcttAGCGGCAAAATGAtgtggatactaaccctaagtttcTGGGTTTGAGTTTGTCAGTAGACAAGTTTTGCGCCTGGTTaaatacttaatccgttgtcccatttttttattcaaaaaaactatttaaacaTATTGAGTTAAAAGAGTTGAGTTGTCTGGGCAAGCTATGATTGAACGACAAAGGAGGATAACCGGGAGAATCGTCATGGTGAATAATATCATAATCGTTGGTGGAAAATAGAGAAGAGCGTACAAAAAAAATACTTCATAATATCATGTTCTCTAATACATAATTTGAGGGTTTTAAAGTGACGtgtatttacttttaaaataatatcacgTAGACAATAAGTTAACGATATTAAAAACCGTTAAAACAAAACATCAATTTGTATAACTTTAACCCTaacaaattctaaattttaagcTTAAAAGAAAAATGTCTTTGAATCCAAATTTACTCTTATTAAGAGTCTCAATttgacaatatatatttaaaagtgagTGAATTGTGTTGATAGCTTTTTCAAGTTAAAGGATTTAATTGAAAACTAATATGCAGAGTTAAGGGGTATATGGAATATTAGATGTAGACATAAGGggttgattaaatattatatgggTGAACGAATTGTAGGCTTGTAGAATGTAGCCTGTAGGACTCCCCTGTAGCTTGCTTGGCGACCTACCCACAAATTGTCGTGATGAAAACCTTATTTTCTCGATTATTCGACTGTAAGTTATCAATTTTATCGTATAATTCAATGATTCgcaacctttttttttttcaatacacGTCTCGCTGTTATTAATTCTTCACGATTGAATTCAGTGGTAGGTTTCGGTGTTTAAAATTAACATCTTTCCTCTCTGCAATTCATGAAACAATACACTTATAAGTTCAGAAATTATGTCAATTGATCATGAACAGCGCTATTTCTGGGGTGTCTTTTGTTATTGAAATGGTGAATCTGCTTGAAGATAGTCAATAGAGTTGTATGAGTGCAAGAATCTGACTTTTAGATGAGATAGTTCCACTAGGAATTTCGTATAGCAGCCAGCCGTTAGATATATGTGAGACCCAATTATCGAGTCAAGATTGAGATTTCTTTTAACATACTAGTCAGTAGAATGTTATGGTTAAATAGTTTGTTTCCAAATGTCTGGACTAATGAGAAAATAGAGAGAACTGAAGTAGTCATACATGGTAGATAGGTAATTTATGAGTTTCTATCGTAGCAtttgaaaacacatttttttgtttttattttgtttatgggTTCGGATCAGAAACATAGACAAAAACTTTAGAAACTACAGATAGTCAAAAGATTAGAAAAAGTATTTTAGTGTCAGCATTCAGATCCTGATATACAAATAGATTCAAAATATGTAAATGGGGTCATTGACTCATTATATGTAAAAGGCAATCATATTGCAAATTTAACTAGCTTTATGTTTGTCTTACCTGTCTATGATCCTTTGATATCTTGTTTATACATGGATCCACTCCTTGTAGCTAGTTTCAATGCCTTTTATTTTCAACTGATTGTCAGTATTTCAATAATGAATTTGCACTGAGTAATATTTTGGTTCAGGGTAATTAATTCTTTATGATCCAGAGATGTGTGTCGTTTCTAAACATAAAAGGTTCTAGGAGCAACCACAGCTGACTCTTAGTGGCATTGAAGGCTTACTGATTCTACTGCATTCTAGCTTGTGGTGGTAATGCATACAGTTGTTTTATTCACTAGACTTGGTACCAGCAGACAAAGAACAACTAATGGAAGAAGAAGTAGGAGGAGGTCAATCCCCCTCTATCAATCATCATGAATATGCTGCTACAGGACTGAATTTCAATGGACCATTACGTGGATCTGCCATTCAAGGGTTGAAGAAGAGAGCCCATGCTCATGGGAGTCGTTCTTGGATCAAGATTGACCAAATTGGTAACTTGAATATTCTGGATCTTGATAAAGCGACTGTTATGAGGCATTGTTCTCTTCCTGCAAGAGATATGCGCTTGTTGGACCCAGTGTTCATTTATCCTTCCACAATTCTTGGCAGAGACCAGGCTATCGTGGTCAATCTTGAACAAATTAGATGCATAATCACTGCTGATGAGGTTTTGCTTATGAATTCGCTGGATGCATGTGTTGTTCAGTATAAGTCTGAGTTAAGCAAGAGATTGCAGATGAACAGAGATCAGTCTGGTAAGATGCACTTTATGTTTAACTACTCAAACGTGTTGTACAAATATCTtatgcttctggaaaaatcgagaaaacaaaatttctaGAGAGATTATTATGATTACTCATGCAATCATTTTGTTTCCTGCTTGTTGTAACAATGATGCAGTGTCTTACTTGTATTTGTTGTTTGATTCAGATGATCTGCCTTTTGAGTTCAGGGCTCTTGAGCTTGCTTTGGAGCTTACGTGCATGTCTCTAGATGCTCAGGTGTGTTAATGCTCAGGTGGTTATTTTTActttgttttccaaaaaaaaataccaaatatTTTGGGGAGTTTGACAAAACTGAAAGAGTTGATTGTTGAGTACTGAATTTTAAATGCCGAATTAGATAAGTATCTTAAAAGTAAATgctaaataaatcaaatgaacTTATCAAAATGTATGTTATTGATACATAggttggtttgatttttttttttaattaaggagaactagtaTAACACCCATAACCATGGCCCTCCGCTTTCATTCAAAGCGCTTCTGGTAGGTCGGTTTGATAAAACGTGGAAATAATGTTGGTAAAGTAGCTAAAGACTATTTACTCATGTaataaagtaatttaatttatatcatatGTTTTGATTATATTATCTAGTTAGTTATTCATAGCTGGGTttctaacttaatttaaataaataagtgatcataataataactatctaatgaacttaattcaaatatgcacttaattatttagattaaatgataaattatttccTGAATAAACAATTACTCAATAGAAAATCATGGTAGATCATTCAGATGGTTGAGTCAGTGTGACGAAACTCAAATCAATCATCCCACTCCACAGTAAATTTAGGAGCCTTTATTATAGTTAATTCAATGCATGTTTCTATTATTTCTAGTTTCTAAATGTGATTTGATAGTTGAGTTGTTGATATAAAAGTGGTGATATATAAGAAGGCAATTTGTTCTCATGGGTGTGATTGACTTTTAGCAGGTAAAAGAACTTGAAAATGAGATATATCCTGTGCTTGATGAACTAGCATCATCTATAAGTACTCTAAACCTCGAACATGTACGACGACTGAAGGGTCACCTTCTTGCGTTGACACAGAGAGTCCAGAAGGTTTCTAGCATTCTTTCACTTTCAACGTCTTTTTCAAAACTTAATACGTCTAAATTCAATATTGCAGTTGTCATTTTATTTACAATACAACATCATTTCTTGTTTGTTTGatgacttaaaataaaatatttgaagtataatttcaatgaaatcgaatatatatgattttgaagtttTAATTCCATCATTCCTACTTCCCAATAACAATTCtatgattttttcaaacattggaattgaattatagtttaattctaattcttgaaaaaaaaaatcaaaactacaCACATCCAGAGATTGCACAGATagcctaaaatgattttttttcaggTTTGTGATGAGATAGAACATCTTATGGATGATGACGGAGACATGGCTGAGATGTACCTAACCGAGAAAAAGAACAAAAGGGAAGCTTACTCGGACTTATACTTGCAAGAAAATATCTCTAGTGAGAGCGGACTATTGTTAGCACCAGTTTCGCCCATAGGGTCAGTTAGCGGGACTGGAAAGCTGCAAAGGGCTTCAAGCAGCCTGAGTTCAAGCAAGCATGGTAGTGGCAATAGTTCATCTTACAATCAGGAAGATATAAATCAACTTGAAATGTTGTTGGAAGCGTATTTTGTTGTCATAGACAATACTCTCAACAAATTGTTATCGGTACTTCCTCTCTATTCATGGCTTACAGTTTCCTAAATTGTCCATACTGAATCTATAAATCTTTTGGTCCTCCCTTTTGTAATGCAGCTCAAAGAATACATAGATGATACCGAagatttgattaatataaaattggTAAAAAAGATTGATCTGTTGCTTCATTGACTGCtgctttttatttattttttttgtctaatttGTTGCCACATTCAACACGCAGGGAAATGTGCAGAACCAGCTAATACAATTCGAGTTGTTGTTGACAGCGGCCACCTTTGTAGTTACAATCTTTGCGGTTGTGACGGGTGTTTTCGGAATGAACTTTGAGGCTGCAATTTTCAATTACCCAGGTGCATTCAACTGGGTCATATTCCTCACTGGAGTCTTCTGCGTGATGCTATACATctgtttcttaatttttttcaggCATAAGAAACTTTTGCCACTTTAAATTCATATTCTTatagcaaaaaaaaaacatattaatttctGTTTATTGTTACTTAAATTCTTTTGACTGCATTTCAACTGCTATCCAATTTCCAGTGTAAATAGTATTGGACTTTTAAATGGAGAATTTGTTTTTGGAGTTAGTCAtcaattttttatctcttaattattattaaagcttcaaacaatttttttaaaatttatttaacaagtTATCATTAcagatcaatcaaaatatttaaaatagaatgaaaggaaaaaacactattattaatacaataatatcaaatttttatttttgaaaatagcaaccttaaaaattatattgatattgACCCTTAATAACAATCCGGTTAAAAGCGTTGATATTCAagtagattaattattaatcgTTAATATGAACCTGGGTATTAACTTTGGATGGTAGGGGCTAGTATTGGtgtcttaatattttatttattttcataaatttattaatatattgaatcaattattaattttataattatccaacaaattaaattaattaagatatcaaattataacaagtatataaaaaagaatttaaattaaattatcaagtttgaaattataatttattagaataaaagcgatttatttattaattaactatatcAACAcgtaaaaatgataaaaaaaaaaacggtaAATATATACAAGAAATTGTAGGAAAAATGATGTGACATTTTTAAGTGTAGGATAAATCTGACCGTCTCCTATTAAATTATCGATTCATTTAAAAGATCCTACATCATTTCTTTACAATTTCTTGTCATATTTTCTTCTGTTTATCATATATTCTAATTAgttataataaatcaaatgaaatttttatcataatattttatattttaatgtagtatcatttttaaaatttaatatactgtttatttaaattaatcattgatagaatatattaatttagctaaatttaaaacaaataataaaaaaattcatcacAACCTCTTATACATCGAATACTGAAGTATATAAAGAGTTGGTATTCATCACATAATAccaacatcattaaaattagTTGTCACTGACTCATTATCAAGGTTTTGAAATATACGGTTGGACCCGCGGTCTAAACGGTCTGACCGCAAAAAAGGTAGAATAGGCGGTTCGACTTTTGACTTATATACGCTAATCTTTCGAATCGATCATAATCTGGTTCGACCAGAAATTAGAGCCGAAAATTTCCGGTTAGAAAGGTTAACCACTATTCTGATGGATATGTGAGGAGAGGAGACCTCAGCTCAAATCGTTTTTCATTAAGAGGATCAGATGTTTTCACTTCGTCTGATCAGATCAGTTCAAGGTTAGTAGATCCTCCTTCATCTGATTAGATTTGTTTAACGTTAATCGATTCTATGTTGTCTTCCTTCGTCTAATCAGATCTGTTAAAGTTTGGATGATCTTTATCTTCTCTGATCTTATCCTTCGTCTAATAGATTTATTAAGCTAAGATGGAACATCAGACAATATAAAATCGTGAATCTCCAGCCAGAATATGATACTTAGATTGAGACAATAGCGGGGAAGATAATACTTGAGAGTTGGGAAAGAGacaataaattaaagttaaaaaaataataatggttgttaaaaagtaaaaatttaatattttgctatggtaatttattagtattacttttaaataattcttttatttattgattggTTTCCcctttacaaaaattaaattccGGTTCAACCAGTGGTTGGATTGGTCGGACCGAAGTTCGTCTAAAAAACTGGATTGATAACCGAAACGGTTTTTAAAACCATGCTCATTATTATAAACACAAAAGCATCTCAAACAGATCGATCGAGAAGTGCCCGCAAGCTCCTTCCTGACCCTGGGGACGTCATTAGTGTCGGTTTTGAGGCCCAatttcatgaaaaaaaaaatatgaaaataaaaaaatttgattgtCCACTTTCTTCAAAAGAGAAGGAGGAACTAAGAACCGACATACATGCAATTCTCTCTggaattttattaattcaaattttccaTGATCTACTTTCAAA
Proteins encoded:
- the LOC124912364 gene encoding magnesium transporter MRS2-5 isoform X3, whose translation is MEEEVGGGQSPSINHHEYAATGLNFNGPLRGSAIQGLKKRAHAHGSRSWIKIDQIGNLNILDLDKATVMRHCSLPARDMRLLDPVFIYPSTILGRDQAIVVNLEQIRCIITADEVLLMNSLDACVVQYKSELSKRLQMNRDQSDDLPFEFRALELALELTCMSLDAQVCDEIEHLMDDDGDMAEMYLTEKKNKREAYSDLYLQENISSESGLLLAPVSPIGSVSGTGKLQRASSSLSSSKHGSGNSSSYNQEDINQLEMLLEAYFVVIDNTLNKLLSLKEYIDDTEDLINIKLGNVQNQLIQFELLLTAATFVVTIFAVVTGVFGMNFEAAIFNYPGAFNWVIFLTGVFCVMLYICFLIFFRHKKLLPL
- the LOC124912364 gene encoding magnesium transporter MRS2-5 isoform X1; translated protein: MEEEVGGGQSPSINHHEYAATGLNFNGPLRGSAIQGLKKRAHAHGSRSWIKIDQIGNLNILDLDKATVMRHCSLPARDMRLLDPVFIYPSTILGRDQAIVVNLEQIRCIITADEVLLMNSLDACVVQYKSELSKRLQMNRDQSDDLPFEFRALELALELTCMSLDAQQVKELENEIYPVLDELASSISTLNLEHVRRLKGHLLALTQRVQKVCDEIEHLMDDDGDMAEMYLTEKKNKREAYSDLYLQENISSESGLLLAPVSPIGSVSGTGKLQRASSSLSSSKHGSGNSSSYNQEDINQLEMLLEAYFVVIDNTLNKLLSLKEYIDDTEDLINIKLGNVQNQLIQFELLLTAATFVVTIFAVVTGVFGMNFEAAIFNYPGAFNWVIFLTGVFCVMLYICFLIFFRHKKLLPL
- the LOC124912364 gene encoding magnesium transporter MRS2-5 isoform X2 codes for the protein MEEEVGGGQSPSINHHEYAATGLNFNGPLRGSAIQGLKKRAHAHGSRSWIKIDQIGNLNILDLDKATVMRHCSLPARDMRLLDPVFIYPSTILGRDQAIVVNLEQIRCIITADEVLLMNSLDACVVQYKSELSKRLQMNRDQSDDLPFEFRALELALELTCMSLDAQVKELENEIYPVLDELASSISTLNLEHVRRLKGHLLALTQRVQKVCDEIEHLMDDDGDMAEMYLTEKKNKREAYSDLYLQENISSESGLLLAPVSPIGSVSGTGKLQRASSSLSSSKHGSGNSSSYNQEDINQLEMLLEAYFVVIDNTLNKLLSLKEYIDDTEDLINIKLGNVQNQLIQFELLLTAATFVVTIFAVVTGVFGMNFEAAIFNYPGAFNWVIFLTGVFCVMLYICFLIFFRHKKLLPL